In Vicinamibacterales bacterium, the following proteins share a genomic window:
- a CDS encoding M14 metallopeptidase family protein gives MRTPTALLLALALFASTPVAQSRSGAVPAPESIFGFTAGADYKLATYDQSIEYFKQLADASRHLKLFEAGKTTQGRTMYFALISSPQNLANLDRHREIWQRLAHPQGLTDAEAQKLAAEGVALVHIDGGLHATEVAGPQHAPLLAYDLLRKANEPATRAMLDNVVLMLWPTINPDGQQMVAEWYMKNVGTPYELSPLPQLYQEYVGHDNNRDAYMLNMIESRAIEHTWRQWEPQIVYVHHQVGPFPTRIWLPPFSEPVGVEAPPVIAREINMIGMAIAKALDENGQPGATHMGRAFDAWYPGYIDYAPIFKNVAAYWTETALFSYATPRQYTIDDFPQNMRDLRPQSLYSSPWKPGWWRLRDAVEYMETASLATIEFAAKYKDSLLMNRYRAGRDQVALGATKPPYAYVVPQQQRDPVAPVELLRRLAFGGVRVSQLTEAASIDGVAYPAGTWIVPTDQEFAAMAREVLDVQRYPDLRQYPGGPPERPYDAAGWTLPLQMGIRVAAASTPLSADVRTKMKLLGPPPDVKVKPVPYSSADRDAAPYDSVPGAGFDTHPGAAAIVPPGGRITGEGAALALDPAQNNTYRALNRAWASGGSVHYADGRYLVSGLTQPQQDALVKSLALVAQRAAAGASAVAKPRIGLFRPWSGSMDEGWTRWLLEQYGFEYVTLRPADFRTPLSGRVDAVILADDARLPVEGAAGGRGSSAGAAAGGQGGRGGGAGREVRPEYATRLTAADLATFEQFVRGGGTLICVNAASSFAIQQFKLPVRNAVAGMRSDDFFMHGTIVEVLVDRSHQVMAGLEEKTAVFADSSPVFETLDGFNGRVLARYQDSGSPLLSGYLIGEKNLQGKAAALDVEVDRGRVILLGFRPNWRGQPFGTFKVLFNAALFSSTGK, from the coding sequence ATGCGTACGCCGACAGCACTTCTGCTCGCCCTCGCGCTCTTCGCCTCGACCCCTGTCGCCCAGAGCCGCAGCGGCGCGGTTCCGGCGCCAGAGTCGATCTTCGGCTTCACCGCCGGTGCCGACTACAAGCTCGCCACCTACGACCAGTCGATCGAGTATTTCAAGCAGCTCGCGGACGCCAGCCGCCACCTGAAGCTGTTCGAAGCGGGAAAGACGACGCAGGGCCGGACCATGTACTTCGCGCTGATCTCCAGCCCGCAGAACCTGGCCAATCTGGATCGTCACCGCGAGATCTGGCAGCGGCTCGCGCATCCGCAGGGACTGACCGACGCGGAGGCGCAGAAACTCGCCGCCGAAGGCGTCGCGCTGGTGCACATCGACGGCGGGCTGCACGCCACCGAGGTGGCCGGGCCGCAGCACGCGCCGCTTCTCGCCTACGACCTGCTGCGCAAGGCCAATGAGCCGGCGACCAGAGCCATGCTCGACAACGTCGTGCTGATGTTGTGGCCGACGATCAATCCGGATGGCCAGCAGATGGTCGCCGAGTGGTACATGAAGAACGTCGGCACGCCGTACGAATTGTCTCCGCTGCCGCAGCTCTATCAGGAGTACGTGGGCCACGACAACAACCGCGACGCCTACATGCTCAACATGATCGAGTCGCGCGCCATCGAGCACACCTGGCGGCAGTGGGAGCCGCAGATCGTCTACGTGCACCACCAGGTCGGGCCGTTTCCCACCCGCATCTGGCTGCCGCCGTTCTCGGAGCCGGTCGGCGTCGAAGCGCCGCCGGTCATCGCGCGCGAGATCAACATGATCGGAATGGCGATCGCGAAGGCGCTCGACGAGAACGGCCAGCCAGGGGCGACTCACATGGGCCGCGCCTTCGACGCGTGGTATCCCGGTTACATCGACTACGCGCCGATTTTCAAGAACGTGGCGGCGTACTGGACCGAGACGGCGCTGTTCTCGTATGCCACGCCGCGCCAGTACACGATCGACGACTTCCCGCAGAACATGCGCGACCTGCGGCCGCAGAGCCTGTACTCGAGCCCGTGGAAACCGGGGTGGTGGCGGCTCCGCGACGCGGTCGAGTACATGGAGACGGCGTCGCTCGCCACGATCGAGTTCGCGGCGAAGTACAAGGACTCACTGCTGATGAACCGGTATCGTGCCGGGCGCGATCAGGTCGCGCTGGGCGCGACGAAGCCGCCGTACGCCTACGTCGTTCCGCAGCAGCAGCGGGATCCGGTCGCGCCGGTCGAACTGCTGCGCCGTCTTGCCTTCGGCGGCGTCCGCGTGTCGCAGTTGACCGAGGCGGCGTCGATCGACGGCGTGGCCTACCCGGCAGGCACGTGGATCGTGCCGACGGATCAGGAATTCGCGGCCATGGCGCGCGAGGTGCTCGACGTGCAGCGCTATCCGGATCTGCGTCAGTATCCGGGCGGACCGCCGGAACGTCCGTACGACGCCGCCGGATGGACGCTGCCGCTCCAGATGGGCATTCGCGTCGCCGCCGCGTCCACGCCGCTGTCCGCCGACGTGCGCACGAAGATGAAGCTGCTCGGTCCGCCGCCGGACGTGAAGGTCAAGCCGGTCCCTTACAGCTCCGCGGATCGGGATGCCGCCCCCTACGACAGCGTGCCCGGCGCAGGCTTCGACACCCATCCCGGCGCCGCCGCCATCGTGCCGCCCGGCGGCCGCATCACCGGAGAGGGCGCGGCCCTGGCGCTCGATCCGGCACAGAACAACACCTACCGCGCGCTGAACCGCGCGTGGGCGAGCGGCGGCTCGGTGCACTACGCGGACGGCCGCTATCTCGTGTCCGGTCTCACGCAGCCGCAGCAGGACGCGCTGGTCAAGTCGCTCGCGCTGGTGGCGCAACGAGCCGCGGCCGGCGCATCCGCAGTGGCGAAGCCGCGCATCGGCCTGTTCCGCCCGTGGAGCGGCAGCATGGACGAAGGGTGGACGCGCTGGCTGCTCGAGCAGTACGGGTTCGAGTACGTGACGCTCCGTCCCGCCGATTTCAGGACGCCGCTCTCCGGAAGAGTCGACGCCGTGATCCTGGCGGACGATGCGCGGCTGCCGGTCGAGGGGGCGGCGGGCGGACGCGGTTCTTCGGCGGGGGCGGCGGCGGGGGGTCAGGGCGGCCGCGGCGGCGGCGCGGGGCGCGAGGTGCGTCCCGAGTACGCCACCCGGTTGACCGCGGCGGACCTGGCCACGTTCGAGCAGTTCGTGCGCGGCGGCGGCACGCTGATCTGTGTGAACGCCGCCAGCTCGTTCGCGATTCAGCAGTTCAAGCTCCCGGTGAGGAACGCGGTCGCGGGCATGCGCTCCGACGATTTCTTCATGCACGGCACGATCGTGGAGGTGCTCGTCGATCGCAGCCACCAGGTGATGGCGGGCCTCGAAGAGAAGACGGCGGTGTTCGCTGACAGCAGCCCGGTGTTCGAGACGCTCGACGGCTTCAACGGGCGCGTGCTGGCCCGCTATCAGGATTCGGGGTCGCCGCTCCTGTCGGGATATCTGATCGGCGAGAAGAACCTGCAGGGCAAGGCCGCGGCGCTGGACGTCGAGGTGGATCGCGGCCGCGTGATTCTGCTCGGGTTCCGCCCGAATTGGCGCGGCCAGCCGTTCGGCACGTTCAAGGTGCTGTTCAACGCGGCACTGTTCTCGTCGACAGGAAAATGA
- a CDS encoding LpqB family beta-propeller domain-containing protein, protein MRVSFGPFAFDRQSRLLWRDGAEVALPPRVLGVLELLIDRAGQVVARQDLLDAVWKDAFVTDTSLAEAVSFLRQALGDDPQSPRYIQTIHRRGYRFVAAVSGSDANPAAADAIGGRTPEQHVAVSSQPRAIPATPAAVKPSIAWQLLPWSIAILCAAAAAAALWRLTAGHPVPEPPPIARFELRPADGTSFDTRAPALAVSADGATLAWAACADDGAGCAVYVRRVDRLDPARLPGTDGASAPFFSPDGRWIGFFADGKLKKIPSAGGAPAILADAAVPGGAAWSGDGRIVFAGRPAGGLAVVPDQGGAVTALTSPRSERGELRHVHPAWLPGGALLFTIAASPLPDAPGELAVKPARTNDWKILRAGVTRATIAGPGYLLLSAGSDLQAATFDERTLALTGEADSVLASVTGGEGIAHFAIAGGTLVAATPPGMRTPLWSDGAGAAALSRLSSIAVAPDGRRVAGVLADGSGADVWIADLSSGALTRITYGGSNVSPAWSPDGTRLFFATRTNGPYTIASRAVGGGEAARVVRTAGAHAFPSSIAADGRIAITTVTGSGHTAAAIVPAAGGAPAILETGPFNERSPSLSPDGRWLALESDESGRTEIVARAVDGGARIPVSNGGGTRPQWSGDGRAIYYASGGTVIRAAVDLDGRSVRTRETIAARPGAQVLAVTSTGRALLAAAPATAGRALVVLQWLRELRQRLPLPVTAPK, encoded by the coding sequence ATGCGGGTCAGCTTCGGGCCGTTCGCCTTCGATCGTCAGAGCCGCCTGCTCTGGCGCGACGGCGCCGAGGTGGCGCTGCCGCCGCGCGTGCTGGGTGTGCTCGAACTGCTGATCGATCGCGCCGGCCAGGTGGTGGCGCGGCAGGATCTGCTGGACGCGGTGTGGAAGGACGCCTTCGTCACCGACACTTCGCTCGCCGAGGCGGTCAGCTTCCTGCGCCAGGCGCTTGGCGACGATCCGCAGTCCCCCCGCTACATCCAGACCATCCACCGCCGCGGCTACCGCTTCGTCGCCGCCGTCTCGGGGTCTGACGCCAATCCGGCAGCCGCGGACGCGATCGGGGGTCGGACCCCGGAACAGCACGTTGCCGTGTCCAGCCAGCCACGGGCAATTCCTGCGACCCCGGCGGCTGTGAAACCGTCGATCGCGTGGCAGTTGCTGCCATGGAGCATCGCGATTCTCTGCGCCGCGGCCGCCGCAGCGGCGCTCTGGCGGCTGACGGCCGGACACCCCGTGCCCGAACCACCGCCGATCGCGCGGTTCGAGCTGCGCCCGGCGGACGGCACGTCGTTCGACACGCGCGCGCCGGCGCTGGCCGTCTCCGCCGACGGCGCCACGCTCGCGTGGGCCGCGTGCGCGGACGACGGCGCGGGGTGCGCGGTGTACGTCCGCCGCGTGGATCGGCTGGACCCAGCGCGGCTGCCCGGCACGGACGGCGCGTCGGCGCCGTTCTTCTCTCCCGACGGACGCTGGATCGGCTTCTTCGCCGACGGCAAGCTCAAGAAAATCCCCTCCGCCGGCGGCGCGCCGGCGATCCTCGCGGACGCCGCGGTTCCCGGCGGCGCGGCGTGGTCTGGCGATGGGCGGATCGTCTTTGCCGGACGTCCCGCCGGCGGCCTCGCCGTGGTGCCCGACCAGGGTGGCGCTGTGACGGCGCTGACCTCGCCGCGAAGCGAGCGCGGCGAGCTGCGGCACGTGCACCCGGCATGGCTGCCGGGAGGGGCGCTGCTCTTCACCATTGCCGCGTCGCCGCTGCCGGACGCGCCCGGCGAGCTCGCCGTCAAGCCGGCGCGGACGAACGACTGGAAGATCCTTCGCGCCGGCGTGACCAGGGCCACGATCGCCGGGCCGGGATACCTGCTCCTCTCGGCAGGCAGCGATCTGCAGGCGGCGACGTTCGACGAGCGCACGCTTGCGCTGACCGGCGAAGCGGACTCGGTGCTCGCGTCGGTCACCGGCGGCGAGGGCATCGCGCACTTCGCGATCGCGGGTGGAACCCTCGTCGCCGCGACGCCGCCCGGAATGCGAACGCCGCTGTGGAGCGACGGCGCCGGCGCGGCCGCGCTGTCGCGTCTGTCGTCGATTGCGGTCGCCCCGGACGGACGGCGCGTCGCCGGCGTGCTGGCGGACGGCAGCGGCGCGGACGTCTGGATCGCGGACCTGTCGTCGGGCGCGCTCACGCGCATCACCTACGGCGGTTCCAACGTGTCGCCGGCGTGGTCCCCCGACGGCACGCGTCTGTTCTTCGCAACCCGCACGAACGGCCCTTACACGATCGCGTCGCGTGCCGTGGGCGGCGGCGAAGCCGCGCGCGTCGTGCGCACCGCCGGCGCGCACGCATTCCCCTCGTCGATCGCCGCGGACGGCCGCATCGCGATCACCACGGTGACGGGCAGCGGTCATACCGCAGCGGCGATCGTGCCTGCAGCAGGCGGCGCCCCCGCGATCCTCGAGACGGGACCGTTCAACGAACGTTCGCCGTCACTCTCGCCCGACGGACGCTGGCTGGCCCTGGAGTCGGACGAATCGGGACGGACCGAGATCGTGGCGCGCGCCGTCGACGGCGGCGCGCGAATTCCGGTCTCGAACGGCGGTGGCACCCGCCCGCAATGGAGCGGGGACGGACGCGCGATCTATTACGCCTCGGGCGGCACCGTGATCCGCGCGGCCGTCGATCTCGACGGCCGCAGCGTCCGGACGCGTGAGACGATCGCCGCGCGCCCCGGCGCGCAGGTGCTTGCCGTCACCAGCACAGGACGCGCGCTGCTCGCCGCCGCTCCCGCAACAGCCGGGCGCGCTCTCGTGGTGCTGCAATGGCTGCGCGAGCTGCGACAGCGGCTCCCGCTCCCGGTGACCGCACCGAAGTAA
- a CDS encoding radical SAM protein gives MQLQTGTVYGPLNSMRFGHMLGVNLAPSGHKACNFDCTYCQYGPSEARQEGEFPEPARVIEAVDEALQQHSDVDTIVVAGTGEPTLHPAFARIADGLWALRGQRAPHAKLALVSNGSTLNRLDVVYSLSRFDLRCMKLDAGDATTFRVINAPSVPLGRLIADLRFVGGLTVQSRFVRDAARGIDNTTPRAVDAWLEAIERVRPEAVEISALSASPRGGALQPVPPAVLDAIAARVRGLGVEARVLG, from the coding sequence ATGCAGCTGCAGACCGGAACCGTGTACGGACCACTCAACTCGATGCGCTTCGGCCACATGCTCGGGGTCAATCTCGCTCCGTCGGGACACAAGGCCTGCAACTTCGACTGCACCTACTGCCAATACGGACCAAGCGAGGCCCGGCAGGAAGGGGAGTTCCCCGAGCCGGCGCGGGTCATCGAGGCGGTGGACGAGGCGCTGCAGCAGCACTCGGACGTCGACACGATCGTCGTCGCCGGCACCGGCGAGCCGACGCTGCATCCCGCGTTCGCGCGGATCGCAGACGGACTGTGGGCGCTGCGCGGGCAGCGGGCGCCGCACGCGAAGCTCGCGCTGGTCTCGAACGGATCCACGCTGAACCGCCTCGACGTCGTGTACAGCCTGTCGCGCTTCGACCTGCGCTGCATGAAGCTGGACGCCGGCGACGCCACGACGTTCCGGGTGATCAACGCGCCGTCGGTGCCGCTCGGGCGGCTGATCGCGGATCTCAGGTTCGTCGGCGGCCTGACCGTCCAGTCCAGATTCGTGCGCGATGCGGCGCGCGGGATCGACAACACCACCCCGCGAGCGGTGGATGCCTGGCTCGAGGCGATCGAACGGGTGCGCCCCGAGGCGGTCGAGATCAGCGCGCTGAGCGCGTCGCCGCGGGGCGGGGCGCTCCAGCCGGTGCCGCCGGCAGTGCTGGACGCGATCGCGGCCCGCGTGCGCGGACTTGGCGTCGAGGCCAGGGTTCTCGGCTGA
- a CDS encoding amino acid permease, protein MSIFATKSIEQIKQEQTGSGDATLKRVLGPGQLTMLGVGAIIGTGIFVLTGQAAAANAGPAIVIAMVLAGLTSVLAALCYSEFAASVPVAGSAYTYAYATLGEFIAWVIGWDLILEYALGAATVAVGWSGNLVTLLNQLGIGFPAALSAAPGTAIQLANGATVTAVFNLPAVLITVLVTALLMVGVSESARVNSVIVVVKVAIVLVVIAAGALFIDTANWHPFIPENTGTFGEYGWSGVLRGAGVIFFAFIGFDAVSTSAQEARNPQRDMPLGILGSLAICTVLFVLMSGVMVGVVPYKQMLNEPAPLVIAMEAAAGRAANTPWAPLMNSLSILLTVGAIAALTSVMVVMMLAQPRIFLAMARDGLLPRWAGVVHPKYKTPHLSTLVTGFVVALAAGLTPIATLGQLVSIGTLMAFVIVSAGIIVLRRTRPDLPRPFRMPLVPLLPILSAVVALVLMLGLPWATWERLIIWMGIGVAIYFAYGYRRSRLRLPQPTYSEN, encoded by the coding sequence ATGTCCATATTCGCGACCAAGTCGATCGAACAGATCAAGCAGGAACAAACCGGATCGGGCGACGCCACGCTGAAGCGGGTGCTCGGCCCCGGCCAGCTGACGATGCTGGGCGTTGGGGCGATCATCGGCACCGGCATCTTCGTGCTGACCGGACAGGCGGCCGCCGCCAACGCCGGGCCGGCCATCGTGATCGCGATGGTGCTCGCGGGCCTCACCAGCGTGCTCGCCGCGCTCTGCTATTCCGAGTTCGCCGCCAGCGTCCCGGTCGCCGGATCCGCCTACACCTATGCCTACGCGACGCTCGGCGAGTTCATCGCCTGGGTGATCGGCTGGGATCTGATCCTGGAGTACGCGCTCGGCGCGGCCACCGTCGCGGTCGGCTGGTCGGGGAACCTGGTCACGCTTCTGAATCAGCTCGGCATCGGCTTTCCGGCCGCCCTCAGCGCCGCGCCCGGGACGGCGATTCAGCTGGCCAACGGCGCGACCGTCACGGCGGTCTTCAACCTGCCTGCGGTGTTGATCACCGTCCTCGTGACCGCACTCCTCATGGTCGGCGTCAGCGAGTCGGCGCGCGTGAATTCGGTGATCGTGGTCGTCAAGGTCGCGATCGTGCTGGTGGTGATTGCCGCCGGCGCGCTGTTCATCGACACGGCCAACTGGCATCCCTTCATCCCCGAGAACACGGGCACGTTCGGCGAGTACGGGTGGAGCGGCGTTCTGCGCGGCGCCGGCGTCATCTTCTTCGCGTTCATCGGCTTCGACGCGGTGTCGACGTCCGCCCAGGAGGCGCGCAATCCCCAGCGCGACATGCCGCTCGGCATCCTCGGATCGCTGGCCATCTGCACCGTGCTGTTCGTCCTGATGTCCGGCGTGATGGTCGGCGTGGTGCCCTATAAACAGATGCTGAACGAGCCCGCTCCGCTGGTCATTGCGATGGAGGCGGCGGCGGGGCGCGCCGCGAATACACCCTGGGCGCCGCTGATGAATTCGCTGAGCATTCTCCTGACCGTCGGCGCGATCGCCGCGCTGACATCGGTGATGGTGGTGATGATGCTGGCGCAGCCGCGCATCTTCCTGGCGATGGCCAGGGACGGCCTCCTGCCGCGGTGGGCCGGCGTGGTGCATCCGAAATACAAGACGCCGCACCTTTCGACGCTGGTGACCGGGTTCGTCGTCGCGCTGGCGGCCGGGTTGACCCCGATCGCCACCCTCGGGCAGCTGGTGAGCATCGGCACGCTCATGGCGTTCGTCATCGTCTCGGCGGGGATCATCGTGCTGCGGCGCACGCGTCCCGATCTGCCCCGCCCCTTCCGCATGCCGCTGGTGCCGCTGCTGCCGATTCTCTCGGCGGTGGTCGCGCTGGTGCTGATGCTGGGGCTGCCCTGGGCGACCTGGGAGCGCCTGATCATCTGGATGGGGATCGGGGTTGCGATCTACTTTGCTTATGGCTACCGTCGCAGCCGGCTGCGGCTGCCGCAGCCGACCTATTCCGAAAACTGA
- the lysC gene encoding lysine-sensitive aspartokinase 3, with the protein MPAVVMKFGGSSVVDAAAIDRVVAIVERERARGNTPVVVVSALGGVTDTLLSLAKSARGGAAAEVRDGVAALLARHRAQAVALGADRDPSLAAAIDTLVQDLQRVLDAIQQQPGSEPAALDAVAATGELLSSRLVAAAMTGRGLPAVWIDARDAVRTDDRYTCAAPLVEQTNAAVEAAIGPVVAAGRIAVLGGFIGRAPDGSTTTLGRGGSDYSASLVGAPLHAAEIQIWTDVDGMLTADPRIVYDAEVVPHLSFAEASELAYFGAKVLHPSTIFPAVSRNIPVRILNSRRPEARGTLITADPPVNSRPFAALACKRGITVIDITSTRMLMAHGFLLRVFAAFEAAETAVDVVTTSEVSVSVTIDDNRRGPEIVASLLEFAEVTVEEQMAILTVVGDRLATNSTLAARIIGAMTGFPLRMISQAASRKNVTIVLPEASLAPAMMHLHRELFRSPALAEAAAGQEPAR; encoded by the coding sequence ATGCCTGCGGTTGTGATGAAGTTCGGCGGATCGTCCGTCGTCGACGCGGCGGCAATCGACCGCGTGGTGGCGATCGTCGAGCGCGAGCGCGCCAGGGGAAACACCCCTGTCGTGGTGGTCTCGGCGCTCGGCGGGGTGACGGACACCCTGCTGTCGCTGGCGAAGAGTGCGCGCGGCGGTGCCGCGGCCGAGGTGCGCGACGGCGTCGCGGCGCTGCTCGCCCGGCATCGCGCGCAGGCGGTTGCGCTCGGGGCGGACCGGGATCCATCGCTGGCGGCCGCCATCGACACCCTCGTTCAGGACCTGCAGCGCGTGCTGGACGCGATCCAGCAGCAGCCAGGGAGCGAACCCGCGGCGTTGGACGCCGTGGCGGCGACCGGCGAACTGCTGAGCAGCCGGCTGGTCGCCGCCGCGATGACCGGACGCGGCCTCCCGGCCGTGTGGATCGACGCCCGCGACGCGGTGCGGACCGACGATCGCTACACCTGCGCGGCGCCGCTCGTCGAGCAGACGAACGCCGCGGTGGAGGCGGCGATCGGACCGGTGGTGGCCGCCGGCCGAATCGCGGTGCTCGGCGGGTTCATCGGCCGCGCGCCCGACGGGAGCACCACCACGCTCGGCCGCGGCGGATCCGATTACTCCGCGTCGCTCGTCGGGGCCCCCCTGCATGCGGCGGAGATTCAGATCTGGACGGACGTGGACGGCATGCTCACCGCCGACCCGCGCATCGTTTACGATGCCGAGGTCGTGCCGCACCTGTCGTTCGCCGAGGCGTCCGAGCTGGCCTATTTCGGGGCCAAGGTGCTGCACCCCAGCACGATCTTCCCGGCGGTGTCGCGCAACATTCCGGTCCGCATTCTCAACAGCCGGCGTCCGGAGGCGCGCGGCACGCTGATTACCGCCGACCCGCCCGTCAACAGCCGGCCGTTCGCCGCGCTCGCCTGCAAGCGCGGCATCACGGTGATCGACATCACCTCGACCCGCATGCTGATGGCGCATGGCTTTCTCCTGCGTGTCTTCGCGGCCTTCGAGGCCGCGGAAACGGCGGTGGACGTCGTCACCACGTCGGAGGTCAGCGTCTCGGTCACGATCGACGACAACCGGCGCGGGCCCGAGATCGTCGCCTCGCTGCTGGAGTTCGCCGAGGTGACGGTCGAGGAGCAGATGGCCATCCTGACCGTCGTCGGGGATCGGCTGGCGACCAACTCGACGCTCGCGGCGCGGATCATCGGCGCCATGACGGGATTCCCGCTGCGGATGATCTCTCAGGCGGCATCGCGGAAGAACGTCACCATCGTGCTGCCGGAGGCGTCGCTCGCGCCGGCGATGATGCACCTGCATCGCGAGCTGTTCCGATCTCCGGCGCTCGCCGAGGCGGCGGCAGGGCAGGAGCCCGCACGGTGA
- a CDS encoding dihydrodipicolinate reductase C-terminal domain-containing protein — MSQRLLLVGHGRMGRLVESIAAESGFVVAGTITSRTAHQRTEWPEADVVVDFSVADAVPGTVARLAQSGTPVVIGTTGWHADEPAVRLTAASGNLGVVAAPNFAIGVNIFLAVAGQLGALMAAQPAFGAWIHELHHAAKRDAPSGTALALAASLRESGYDADVPIASTRAGAIPGTHTLGFDAASETITFTHQARDRAAFARGALAAARWVIGKHGWFTMADVVGLGSQANEPPRRTR, encoded by the coding sequence GTGAGCCAGCGGCTGCTCCTCGTCGGGCACGGCCGCATGGGGCGGCTCGTCGAGTCGATCGCGGCGGAATCCGGTTTCGTCGTCGCCGGCACGATCACCAGCCGCACGGCGCACCAGCGCACGGAGTGGCCCGAAGCGGACGTGGTCGTGGACTTCTCGGTCGCGGATGCGGTGCCCGGAACCGTTGCCCGCCTGGCCCAGAGCGGCACACCGGTGGTGATCGGCACGACGGGCTGGCACGCGGATGAACCGGCAGTCCGCCTGACGGCAGCGTCGGGAAATCTCGGGGTGGTCGCCGCGCCGAACTTCGCGATTGGCGTCAATATCTTCCTGGCCGTTGCCGGCCAGCTCGGCGCGCTGATGGCCGCTCAGCCGGCATTCGGCGCGTGGATCCACGAGCTGCACCACGCGGCAAAGCGCGACGCGCCGTCAGGCACGGCACTCGCGCTCGCAGCGAGCCTGCGCGAATCGGGATACGACGCCGACGTCCCGATCGCCTCGACCCGCGCCGGGGCGATCCCCGGGACGCATACGCTGGGCTTCGACGCGGCCTCGGAAACGATCACCTTCACGCACCAGGCGCGCGACCGCGCGGCATTCGCGCGAGGCGCGCTCGCGGCGGCGCGCTGGGTGATCGGGAAACATGGCTGGTTCACCATGGCGGACGTAGTAGGGTTGGGTTCGCAGGCGAACGAACCCCCAAGGAGGACACGATGA
- the dapA gene encoding 4-hydroxy-tetrahydrodipicolinate synthase — protein sequence MRRPFTGCGTALVTPFRGDGSLDEAGVSRLARRQIDAGIHFLVPCGTTGEVPTLTDEEQIRVVQLVVAEAKGRVPVLAGAGGYNTREVIHAARRMRDAGADGILSVTPYYNKPTPEGLYQHYRAIAEAVGLPIVVYNVPGRTGCNVDPATLVRLSTIPNIVGVKEASGNVTQMCEICASVPADFIVLSGDDALTLPLMAIGGRGIVSVASNEIPSEMSRMVELAERGDFAGARALHQRLMPLLQVNFIESNPIPVKSAMAILGLLEEVYRLPMVPPRPASKQKIEAVLQALGITGGVPA from the coding sequence ATGAGACGCCCATTCACTGGATGCGGCACCGCGCTGGTGACCCCGTTCCGCGGCGACGGATCGCTCGACGAGGCAGGGGTCTCCAGGCTCGCGCGGCGTCAGATCGACGCCGGGATCCATTTCCTGGTGCCGTGCGGCACGACCGGCGAAGTGCCGACGCTCACGGACGAGGAGCAGATCCGCGTCGTCCAGCTGGTCGTGGCCGAAGCGAAGGGACGCGTCCCGGTGCTTGCGGGAGCAGGCGGGTACAACACCCGTGAAGTCATCCACGCTGCCAGGCGCATGCGCGATGCCGGCGCGGACGGCATTCTCTCGGTCACTCCCTACTACAACAAGCCGACGCCCGAGGGGCTCTATCAGCACTACCGCGCGATCGCCGAAGCGGTGGGCCTGCCGATCGTGGTCTACAACGTGCCCGGACGGACCGGGTGCAACGTCGATCCGGCGACGCTCGTGCGCCTCAGCACCATTCCCAACATCGTCGGGGTCAAGGAAGCGTCGGGCAACGTCACGCAGATGTGCGAGATCTGCGCCAGCGTTCCCGCCGACTTCATCGTGCTCTCGGGTGACGATGCGCTGACGCTGCCGCTGATGGCCATCGGCGGCCGCGGCATCGTCTCGGTTGCGTCGAACGAGATTCCCTCGGAGATGAGCCGCATGGTGGAGCTGGCGGAGCGCGGTGACTTCGCCGGCGCGCGCGCGCTGCACCAGCGGCTGATGCCCTTGCTGCAGGTGAACTTCATCGAGTCGAATCCGATCCCGGTGAAGAGCGCGATGGCGATTCTCGGCCTGCTGGAAGAGGTGTATCGGCTGCCGATGGTGCCGCCGCGTCCCGCGTCGAAGCAGAAGATCGAGGCGGTCCTGCAGGCGCTCGGCATCACTGGAGGGGTTCCGGCGTGA